One Candidatus Binatia bacterium DNA window includes the following coding sequences:
- a CDS encoding type II CAAX endopeptidase family protein, which translates to MKLEPVFGSANDADKTKPMTKTSPSLSGTVVFLVVWPYYVNDFYLMAIPPSSQVLLWSLDLIFYTATPVITLAFFLFQNRISLSTLGLTRPLRFRTVAAGAVLGVVLLFSVHWNVEPILVTSFPRGPFHGYQFPPSGVQRLVLISYAVLSAALLEEAIFRGLVVRYLESRISGSLTVVMVASLLFGLMHWSQGIGFVLAMALWAVIPTIWAMHSRRVWGPIIAHIVYYLLVLYA; encoded by the coding sequence GTGAAGCTCGAGCCGGTATTCGGATCAGCGAACGATGCGGATAAAACCAAGCCGATGACCAAAACCTCACCATCATTGTCGGGAACGGTGGTGTTCTTGGTGGTGTGGCCGTACTACGTCAATGACTTCTACCTGATGGCAATACCTCCAAGCTCGCAAGTTCTGCTTTGGTCCCTTGACCTCATTTTTTACACAGCGACCCCAGTCATCACGCTGGCGTTCTTCCTATTTCAAAACAGGATTAGCTTGAGCACGTTAGGCTTAACCCGACCCCTACGGTTCAGAACAGTTGCGGCCGGTGCAGTTTTGGGCGTCGTCCTACTCTTTTCCGTTCACTGGAATGTTGAGCCTATACTCGTCACGTCCTTTCCCAGAGGCCCATTCCATGGTTACCAGTTTCCCCCGTCCGGTGTTCAGCGACTCGTTCTCATCAGCTATGCGGTCCTATCGGCTGCACTGTTGGAGGAAGCGATTTTCCGTGGATTGGTGGTGCGCTACCTTGAATCACGAATTTCAGGGTCTCTGACCGTTGTGATGGTCGCCTCTCTGCTTTTTGGTCTAATGCACTGGAGTCAGGGCATAGGCTTCGTGCTCGCCATGGCACTCTGGGCAGTGATCCCAACGATTTGGGCCATGCATTCCCGACGAGTGTGGGGGCCTATAATTGCCCACATTGTATACTATTTACTTGTCCTCTATGCGTGA